The following is a genomic window from Candidatus Obscuribacter sp..
CATTCCAGCGCCGAGTCCTACACCTTTAAATGTGACACCTTTTTCTTCGCCGATTTCACCGCGATACATCCGTGTCCACTCCAATACGCAGCGTTCATAACTTTTGCTGTCGACGTGGTGTAGTTTATGCATGCGCTCTTCTAGCGCTATGGCAAGGAGCTCGTGGACATCAGGATCTTTGGGGTCCTTTTGCATAGCGTTGTTGAGATGGCGTATGGCTCTGGCATAAGCTCCTTGTCTCATACATTGTTCAGCTTTGAGGCAAAGAGTACGGGCGTTTTCGTAGTCATCCGAGGCGATATCATCGTACTCTTTTGCGGCAGGCGGCTTAGCTTTTGTTTGGACAGTCTGGACTTCCGGAGAGCTTGGTATTTTGTTTGTCTCGGTGTCAGGCTCTTGCCATAGCTCCTGGGTCTGTTCCTGGGCTAGCGCTGGCACAGGCAGGCTGTAGTCCAGCGCAAACAGCAACATCATCATCATCATCATTGCCAACCATAAGCGTCTTGAATTTATAGGGGACACTTACTTTGCCTCTCAATTTGACCAGTTTAAAAATTGTACGTCTACTATGTCACCTTCAGCTCTATATTCTAATTCTTGTTCAAAGTGTATTAAAGCGTTGGCGGTGGTTAGTCCTGTGAGCATGTGACTATCTTGACCGGTGGTGGGTTTAGCTTGCACCTGTCCGTCTTTGCTACGTGAAACTATGGCTCTGACAAAATCCAGGCGTCCTGCTTTTTTCTTGAGTGAGTTTGACAATCTGGCTGTTACTACTTCTGGTGCGGCATCACTGGTGGTGCCCTGCAAGAGCATCAGTGCTGGTTTGACAAACAAATGAAAAGTGACTAGTGCCGATACTGGATTACCTGGTAGGCCAAAGATAACCTTTTGGTCTGACATTGTGCCAAAGTAAATTGGTTTTCCAGGCTTGATAGAGGCCTTCCAAAAAACTGTGCGGACGTCCATTTGTTCTAGAGTGGATTTGACATAGTCGCGATCACCAACTGATACTCCGCCCAGTGTTATAAGCACATCGCAATTGGCAAGGGCTTGACTGAGTGTGACTTTGACTGATTCTTCAGTATCAAGGCAGTGATAGCGAGTGATGCTCTCCTGGTTGATATGTAGACCAGTAAGGGCGGCACTTAGTGCGTAGCTATTGCTGTTATAAATTTGTGATGGCAATAGACTCTGACCTGGTTCAATTAATTCATCACCAGTGGAGACCAGGGCAATGCGCGGTTGTCTGTAGCATTTGACTCGACTGGCTCCCACTGTCGCTGCCAGACCAATTGCTGGTGGTGTCAGTCTTGTACCAGGGGCGAGCACGACTCGGCCTTCTTCCAGTTCTTCACCAGTCAATCTGATGTTTTCGCCTATTCTAGTTGTGCATGTGACTATTACCTGGCCATCTGTTTCCTGGCAGTATTCACGCATTATTACTGCTTCGACAGTCTCTGGTACAGGAGCACCGGTGAGGATTTTGACACAGGAGCCCGCTGGCAATGCTGCTTCCCCTGTGATGCCACTGGCTCCCGCCTCTGTGCCCGCTGCTACCGTGGCCATCAAAGAGAGTGTAACCGGGTTGGCTTGTGAGGCTGATAACAGGTCAGAGACATTGACACCAAAGCCGTCTACTGCTGAGTTGTTAAATCTGGGCAGATCAAAAGGAGCTTTTAGATCTTCGGCTAAGACCCTAAAAGCGGCGTTACTTAAGTCAACTGTCTCGACTGCCGGGCTTATGCGTGAGCATACGTCCAGTACTTTAGCTAAGGCCTGGTCATAAGTTAGCATAATGATCAGGTAAGCGAGCCGCGGATGATTTCGCCCGATGGTCGGCTCAATTGTTTGCCGTGATGACCATGGTGACCGTGTCCTTCCAGCATTTTAAAGGCGTGGCGGATAGCGGGAAACAGCACTTTGAGCCCGTCTTCGACGGCGGAGGTAGAGCCAGGTAAGCTCACTATGATTGTTTTTTGTCTGACGCCACTGACACCTCTGCTGAGCATGGAGTGGATATTGCGCTCCTGGCCGTAAGTGCGAATTGCTTCAGCGATGCCGGGGAGTTCTAGCTCTATCAGGCGGTTGAGGGCTTCTGGTGTGTTGTCTCGGGGGCTAATGCCAGTACCGCCGGTGGTTATTAGGAGGTCTACTTTTAGCTCATCGCAGATACGTCTTACAGCCGGTACTATTTCTGATTCATCATCGGGCAATATTGTGTATTCGCTGATTTCAAAATTTTCTGATTCTAAAAATTCGACTAGATGTTTGCCTGATAAGTCTTTGTTTTTGCCTTTAGCTACGCTATCTGATAGCACCAGGACTGCTGCCTTGAGTGGCTTGCCAGCGGGATCTGTCAGGGCAAAATCACTTTTGCCACCGGTTTTGGATACGAGCAAAATTGACTCTATCTGCATCAGATCATCAACCATTTTGGCCATATCGTAAATGGTTAGAGCGGCTACTGTGGCGGCAGTCAGCGCTTCCATTTCAACACCAGTCTTATAGATTGCTTTGACTGTGGTTTCGATTTCGATGGCGTCTTCGTCCATATGAAACTCAATACCGACAAAATCTACTGGCAGTGGATGGCAATAAGGAATGATCAAACTTGTGTTTTTGGCCGCTTGCACTGCTGCTACCCGAGCTACGTCTAGCGGGTTGCCTTTAGGCAGTGTGTTATTGCGAATTTGTTCGATTGTGCTGGGGCTGACTCGTATGATTGCTTTGGCGACGGCTGTGCGCAAAGTGCTCACCTTTTGTGAAATGTCGCGCATGCTAATTGTTAGCCTCCAATTTCGATCATAGTGCGATTTTCGCTTGCGGCAATTTCGTGGGCGGGTGGATGCGCCTCTGGTTTTGCCTCAAGACAGCTTAAAATCATACCTTTAAGTGTCTCTTCCGATGAGTTTTGGCGCAAAGCATCGCGAAGATTTATTTCAGCAGGGAAAAATAAGCAGCTCTTCATCGAGCCATCGCTGGTCAACCGTAAGCGGTTGCAGGTGCCACAAAAGCTCTCCGACATTGATGTAATAAAGCTGACAGAGCCTGCTTTGTCGAGTTTGAAGTCTTTTGCTACTGCTGATGCTTCGGTCAATTGTGGTGTGAGTACAAAGTGCTTTTGCAGGCGCTCTTTAATTTGGGCAAAGGTGACCACCTTGTCTAATTGCCAGTGATTATCTTTAAATGGCATAAATTCTATGAAGCGTACATTGACGTCGTGGTCCTGGGCAAACTGAGCAAAATCAAGCACTTCATCGTCATTGACGCCGCTCATTACCACCATGTTAATTTTGAGTGAGTCAAAGCCAGTTTGCAGAGCGCTGTCGATACCCTGCATCACTTCATCAAAGCAATCGAGTCTGGTTATATCGTTAAAACGCTGGCGCTTAAAGCTATCGAGACTGATATTAAGCGCATTCATACCAGCCTCTTTGAGGGCCCGAGCCTGTCTTGCCAACAATGTGGCATTGGTGGTCATGGCCAGGGTCTCGATGCCTGGTATGGCTTTGAGCTTGGTCACCAGCTTGACCAGTTCCTGGCGCATTAAAGGCTCGCCGCCAGTGAGGCGGACTTTGTTTATGCCCATGGCGGCCAAAATCTTTGTTAGCTTTTCAATCTCTTCAAAGCTCAGCAGTTCGTCTTTTTGTTTCCATTTCAAACCATCCAGAGGCATACAATAGCGGCAACGCAGATTACAGCGGTCTGTAACTGAGATGCGCAGGTAGGTATGTACTCTGCCAAAGCTATCGATGAGCTGGTTTGGCATCGGTCACCTGTGGGATGGCACAAAAGACGATGGCAATGGTTTGAGCCGGTCAAAGTAGCGCTCAGTCACTGTTTTATAGATAATTGACGCTGTTTTTGACATTCTCAAGCCTTGCTTTTAATTTTGTAAGCGTTGCCCAAATTATATACTGTGTGGAATAGAGGCTAAAGTAAACAACTTCACAGTACTCTGAATTTTTTAGCGGTATCCCTAAAGCCCCACAGAAAGACAAAATACCGTGCCAGAGCAAGCAACAAAACATACTGAAGTGGCTCAATATGGAGCCTGGCACTCGCCTATCACAGCCAGCCAGGTAGCCAGTGGCGCTGTCAAGCTCAGCCAGGTCTCTTATGGTCCGGACGGAGAGGCGCTCTATTGGCTGGAAGGACGTCCCGAAGAAGGTGGACGACAAGTGCTGGTGAGACGGGCAAAGCCTGGTCAAAAGCCGGTTGATCTCACGCCCGCTCCTTTTAATGTGCGCAGCCTGGCCCACGAATACGGCGGCGGTGCCTTTGGTGTAGGCGTCTTTGGCCAAAGCGAAAAGGTCTTCTTTAGTAACTTTAGCGATCAACAAATCTACCAACTTGACCTCTCTAAGCCTGAGCAGGCGCCATGTGCTGTTACAGCTCCAGGGCTGTTGCGCTATGCCGATTATCTAGTGGATGGACCTAAAAACAGACTTTTGGCTGTTGTTGAGGACCATTCGGGCAGCGAAATCGACGGTCAGGTCATTGCTGGGGTAGAGCCCATCAACTATCTGGCTAGTATAGAGTTTGGTGGCGGCAGTGCTGCCGAACCTATGATGCTTACCTGTGGCTATGACTTTTTTGCCTTCCCCAGGCTCAGTCCTGATGGCAAAAGGCTTTGTTATATGGCCTGGAAGCATCCCAATATGCCCTGGGACGAGAGTGTTTTATTTGTCGCAGAAGTTGGCTCGGATGGCAGTCTGGCCAATCATCGCAAAGTGGCTGGTGGGCCTGATTGCTCTATTTTTGAGCCGGGTTGGAGTATTGACGGTACTCTCATTTATGTCTCTGATGAGAGCGGTTACTGGCAATTAAGAGCCATTAAAGACTTTTATACGCTGGAGTCTGTGCCGCTTATTGCCCCTGAGCAATATCCCCAATACAGCGAGTGCGAATTTGGTCTGCCTATGTGGGTTTTTGCTCAATCTACCTGGGCTTTTATTGGTCCAGGCGAGATCATCTGCAGTATCAATAACAAGGGGCTGTGGAGCCTGGCTCGCATCAAATACAGTTTTGAGGGTGAAGACGGTATTGGCTACCAGTGCCAGTCAACAGTTACTCTTGTGGAGAGTCCATATACAGAGTTTGGCTATATCACTGCCGGCAATGGGCGAGTGGCTATGCTGGCTGGCTCTGCCAGTATGGCAAACAGCGTAGTTGAACTGGATTTGAGCACCAATGAGTTTACCGTGCTCAAGTCTTGTGCTACTGACCTGCCTGACAGTGGCTATTTGTCTAAACCAGAGGTAATCGAATACCCGACAACGCATGACCGCACTGCTTTTGCTTTTTATTACCCGCCTCAAAACCGGGATTACAAGGCTGATGGCGGCGCACCGCCTCTGCTCGTTAAGTGTCATGGCGGACCGACAGGGGCAGCTAGTACTTTGCTATCACTGGGTTTGCAGTACTGGACTTCGCGTGGTTTTGCCGTTGTTGACGTCAACTATAGCGGCAGTACTGGCTTTGGCCGTGCCTATCGCAAAAGACTCAATGGTAACTGGGGTATTGTGGATGTTGAGGACTGCTGCAAAGTCGTCGAATACCTCGCCCAAAAGGGGCTAGCTGACCCCAAGCGTGTTGCCATTTCTGGTGGTAGCGCTGGTGGTTACACAGTGCTTTCGGCTCTTACTTTTACCGATACCTTTAGTGTCGGTGCCAGTCACTATGGCATTGGCGACTTAGAAGCCCTGGTACGTGATACACATAAGTTTGAGTCTCGCTATTTGGATAATCTGGTTGGACCCTATCCTTTTGGCAAGCAAATTTATCAAGCGCGCTCTCCGCTCAATCATGTTGAGCGTCTATCCTGTCCTGTGATATTTTTCCAGGGGCTGGAAGACAAAGTGGTGCCGCCCAATCAAGCTGAGGCGATGGTGGCAGCACTCAAAGCCAAAAAGATACCTACTGTATATGTGGCTTATCCCGGTGAGCAGCATGGCTTTCGCAAGGCGCAAAATATCATCACCACCCTGGAGTCTGAGCTGTCATTTTTTCTAAAAGTTTTTGGCATCGTCCATAACCACGACCTGCCTGCCTTGACTGTACAAAATCTCGACTGAATTACCTAGATTTTAAATGTCAATATAAAACAAACTATTGCCCTTCTCGTGGACCTGGCTAGAATGTCTCAAGGTAACCCATAAGAAAATACAGGCTTTTGATGGCAGGGCGAGCTTTAAAAGAAAAGACCAAGCTGTATGTTTGCACCGAAGGCAAGCATTGCTCAGCCAGAGATGCTGACGATGTCCTCAAGGTCCTTCGCAAAACAATCGAAAAATGTGAGCTTGATAAGGTACTGAAGGCTAAAAAGTCCGACTGTCTTGGACTTTGCAAGCATGGTCCAGTGGTCAGTGTGGATAGTCACGGTGTTTGTTATGGTGGTGTCACTGAGTCTGATTGCCTCAAAATCATTGAGCGTCATGTCTCCCGGCGCAAGCCCATTAAGCGTCTGGCTATCAAGAAGCATAAAAAGCGCAAATGAGCTACAGGCTCTTATTAAATCGCCTTCGATGAGGTAAATTAAGAGAGTGGTCAAGTTAAAAGGTTGATATGGCAAACGAGCCAGCAGTTGGCAGTAATTCTGGTAGCAATATGAGTGGAGAGCCTCTATTTACAAGAGTGTTGTCTGACTTGAGACAGCACAGACCTCAGTTAGCCGAGCGTTTGCAAGCCAATAGTGCGGTGCTCGAGCGTGTGCGCGAATACGAAAAGCAAACCGCCCTGGTGATTCAGCAAGTTAGCCTCTCTGCTGCTAAAGGTGAAGACATCGAAAGGCTGGCGCTACTCGATCCTGTTACTGAGCTATATAACCACCGCGCTTTTATCAAAGAACTCAAAGCTGAACTGGCTCGAGCCAAACGTTATAAGCATCCTGCCTCGCTGGTTTTGGTTTCCATCGATGGTTTTGACGAACTCAGTCGGCAGTTTGGACCACTTACCTGCGATGCCCTGCAAAAGATTGTCTCCCATGCCTTGCGCGGTGCTCTGCGCGAAGTGGATGTGGCTGCTAAGTATAACGATGCAAATTACGCTGTTATTTTGCCTCAGACCAATGCCGCTGGAGCTGCTCTGGTGGGCGAGCGCATGCGTCAACGCATCGGCAATCAAGCGATTGTCCATAACTGGCACAATTTTTCTGTGACAGCTAGTGTCGGTGTGGCTACATTTCCTGATCATGCCGCCGAGTACGATGTTTTGATTGCCAGTGCCATCGAAGCTCTGGACACAGCACTCGTGCGTGGCGGAGATCGAGTAGTATCGGTTTAAATAGGTAAGATAACGCAAGGTCTTTTGGGATTTAATTGTGTCATCTAAAAGCAACTTACAAAGTAAACATGGAGATCGAGCACAGATGGCTCGTAGACTGCCTTTGCTTATTTTGGCGATGACCTTGCTCGTGGCTGTAAGCAGTATGCAAGGTTGCTCGCTTCTCCTCAAAAAATGGATCCATCCACCCGAAGACCTCGGTCCAGTAGAAATCCCCTCAAAAGAGCTATTAGAAAAAGTAAGGTTGGAAGAGCGCAACCACTTTGTACTCTTTGAAGACAAAGGCGGTACCTACTTTAAGGGCAAGGTGCGCAGTCTATTTGCCCTCGATGGACAAAATTATGCCATTCTGTCTACCGGCGGCACTGCTCATGACACCTCGTATTTACCTGTCCTTGTGGAGGAGCCGCGACCAGGTATTTTGTTTTTTACGGTCCTCAAAACCAGGGAGCAGTTTGACAAGGTCTCGGCATTTTTATTGCATCATCGCAGCCTGGTCAAAGGCAATCTAGCTAAGTACCCTGAGCCAGAGCCAGTTAAAGCACGACCTACTTATGTACTAAACATCGATAGTTTTACTGTCGACAACAAAACAAAGTATCTCTCGACTATTTGCTCTAGTGTTTACCGCGGTCATCCCTTAAAAATCAAGATCAGCGTCAAATTGGGCATGCCGCCTGGTTTGCATAAAGACGGCTCGTTTAACCCAAACTGCTTGATGCAATTTAAGGCTGTGCAAATAGAAAACCTCGGTAACGATAGTGATTTGTTTGTACCGGCTCTGGGTGAGCGTTTTCAGAAGCTAGTCTTTTCACCGGTGATGAATGCAAAAACTGTTTTTGGTGTTTTGCCACAGATGACACATCCATTTGATGTGCTCAAGGAAGAAACCAAGCTGCGTGTCCTCTTTATTGAGCCGGAGCGAGGTTCCGATTATTGTGATATTCGCTTGATTGTCGATTTGAAGCACAAAAAGATGACGTTTCTGATTGAAGATCCGGACTTTCAAACCAACTTTATCAACGCGGTCAGTCGTGAGCTAAAGTGAGCCGTGAGCTTGTTTTGCCTCCGGCTGACTTATAGTTTGCCACCGGTTAATTCGTTGAGCATGTCGGTTTGACCCTCAGTAAAAAACATTGTTTTTGTGATAGGTACCTTTTTGTAGTTGGCCGGTGGCAAAAGCTGAGTATCTTTAAAAACAAATTTGCGGCCGACTATTTTGCAATTGAGCAGTGCGCTACTGCCTTTGTTTGGCAGCTCATTGGAAGCCGCTATGGGAAAACCTTTGTGATAGGGCAAATTGTAGATGCGACAAATTATTTGTGCTGTTTGCGGCGCAAAACCATTGTCAAACGTAATCAGCTCCGGATACATTTTTTCGCCAGACATGACATCGTTGCCGTCCTTGCGATCTGACATAAATATGCCTGAGCCGCTCACTGCCTCTACTGCGGGGAAGTGATAAACAAGGAGCTTGTCCACACCCTTGGTGCTACTGGTGGTGCGGGTTGGAATGCGGCAATCAGCCAGATAGCTAATACGATTGTTGACCAGCAAGTCGCCCTTCATAAAGTCGCCAAAAGACATTTGACCAAATTGTTTGCGGTCATCACGCCAGACCTGGACCATCCACTTAGGACCCTGGGCCGCTACCACGTAGCCATTGGAGCGTGACTTGATTTTGATGGCATCGGGTGAGGCCCATACATCATAAATGCCACTGGCCTCGGTCTCTTGTACTAGATTTAGACCGATATGATCCGCTGCTATGGCTGGCACTTGCGCCAGGGCCAGTGTCAAAACAAGCAGAGAGAGAAGTCTTTTCATTGTTAGTTGGATGCTTTGCTGGGGAGCCTTAGATTTGTACATTGAGTTAAGTGTCAATATCTTTGTTATTGTTCCTCAAATCACTCAATGCATCTGTCGCATCTGGATGATTATTGATCTGGGCTCTTTTCAACCAGAGCTCTGCCTGGTCGAGAGCACCTAGCTTTTTGTAGTAGAGACCGAGCTCATATTGAGCGGCATCGATTTCATCTAAAGCAGCCGCCTCCATCAGTTTTAGTCCTTCCTGTTCGTCTTGTTTGACACCATATCCATCCAGATAGAGTCTGGCTAGCTCATACATGGCGAGAGTATAGCCGGTCTCGACCGACTGTTTAAACCAGTGAGCGGCTGTTTTGGCGTCTTTTACTACACCCATGCCATTTAGATAGTATTTGCCCAGACCATGCATGGCCGGGCCGACATCGGCTTGAGCCGCCCGGCGCAGTAGCTTGAGCGAGCGTGCATAATCAACTGGCAAACCATGTTGCCCAAACGTATACCAGTTAGAGAGGTAAAGATCAGCCCATTCATGGCCATTGGAGCTGGCTTCGTTCATCCACTGGATGGCCAGGGGAATGTCTATCTCGGTGCCCTCGCCAAACTCGTACATGCAAGCAAGTAAGCACTGCGCTGCTGCCAGTCCTTGCTCTGCGGCTAGTTTGTACCACTTAAATGCTTTGGCTTGATTTAAGTCAACTCCATTGCCATGCTCGTAGCACATACCAATTTGATATTGCGATTCACCATGACCTTGTTGAGCGGCCATCTCAAACCATTTCGCCGCCTCTTCCGCGTCTTCTTCTACGCCCTGTCCCAGGATATAAACGAGACCAAGAGCAAATTGTGCTTGTTCGTTGCACTCCATTGCCGCTTTTTTGTACCATTCGAGAGACTGCTCGATATCTGGCTCAGGGCCGCTCTCGCTATGATAAAAACCGAGACCATGCATAGCGCCAGCGTGACCAGACAAAGCTGCTTTTTTGTACCAGTAGGCAGATTTTGCTGGCTCTACCTCGGTACCAATGCCCAGTTTAAAATAGTCACCAAGCTGTACCTGGGCTTCAGTAAGTCCCTGACTGGCTGCCTTGAGGCACCAGTTAAATGCTTCTTCTAGATCTTTGCCGACTGCTATACCATCCTCGTAGAGGCATGCCAAATCGAGCTGGGCTGGCGCAAAACCGCCTCTGGCTAGCTCAAAAGTTTGCAAAAAATTGTGATCTTGGGTGTTGTCTATAACCGGGGAGTACTGGGCTAAATTGGCTTGTAATGAGCTTTTTGCTCCTTTGATAAGGTCGTTTAAACAGTGCTCCAGATTTTGTCTAAATTCGGTCATATTGTTATAGCGGTCAGCTGGCTTTTTGTTTAGCGCTCTAAAAATGACACTCTGCATGGATTTATATGGTGCTTTGGCGGCAAAAGGTTGAGGTTGTTCGTTAACTTGTCTTAAAATGACATTGAGAAAGTTGTCACCACTAAATGGTGAACTACCTGTCAGGCACTCATAGAGCACGCAGGCAAGTGAATAAATATCAGAGCGATTGTCGATATTTTGGCCCATGCACTGCTCTGGACTCATATAGAGAGGCGAGCCAAAGACTTGTCCAGTCTCGGTCAATCGTAAACTGACCTCACCCGGCTCGCTAAATATTTTGGCAATGCCAAAGTCCAAAAGAATAGTTTTAAAATTGTTGTCGATATCGCCGCAGATCATTATATTGCTTGGTTTTATGTCTCTATGAATGACACGGCGATTGTGGGCGTGAGCCAGAGCGGTACAGATATCTATAGCTATGTTTACAGCTTTGATGCTATCAATCTGCCCGGCTTCAAGCAACTGGCTTAAAGACTGACCTTGGATATAGTCCATCACCATAAAAGGTAATCCGTCTTTGCTAAAAGCAAAGTCTCTAACTTTGACTATATTGCTATGGTTGAGTGAGCTTGCAGCTTTTGCTTCTGCCAAAAAGCGACTGCGCATGGTCTCGTTGTGTTGAGCGTTTGTCGCTAAAATCTTCAGAGCTACAAGCTCAGTGGCTCCCGGGCTAGTTAAATCTCTGGCCAGGTAGATGATACCCATACCACCGCGGCCAAGCTCACGCTCAATCTGGTAGCGCTCAGCTAGAGTCTGGCCCGACAGAGTAAGATTAAGCGCAATGTCTTGATTGTACTGTTCTTCTTTGTGCGGGCAGGTCACATCCTGGCCAGGATAGAGTTCCTGGCAAATCTTGCATTGTTTTTGTGATTGAGACGTCATTTTGACTCGTGCTCGCACCTGTGCTGCCGGTCTAAATTTTTATACCGAGACCGTGAAAATAACTGGTCAACTCAGCGCGGGAAATCCCATCAAAATTGCCTGGCAGGATATCCCTTTGTCTGGCAGTGATTTCGTCCACTCTCACTTTTAAAAACTCCAGGTAGCCCTTTTCTTTAGGGCTCAAGCCCTCTACAAGCAGGGCTTCTTCAAGCTCGTCTTTGCTCAAAAATCCGTCGCCATCGAGATCGAGCCGGTCAAAAGCCTGCTCTACATATTTGCTCAGCTCTCTCAGTAGTGCCAGGGCGTTGGGTCCAGCATCGGGATTGTCGGTTTTGTTGACTGGTGTTTGCAAAGCTTCTCTCCCTCTTACTCAATTTTTGTACCCTGATTGGCGGCAATATTAGTGGGTTGAATGAATTTTATATTGGGCAGAGAATGGTTAGGATGGTGCAGGTATGTTTAATCGAAAATCTGCTGCTGAAGCATCGGGACCACGCTATTTAGAGCCATTGACCCGCGTACCCAATCTCGGCGAGCTACAAAAACAATGTGAAACGGCGCAGGTGGCCAGGCAGCGAGAAGTCTTGCAAGCCTGGTATCTATCCACTGGTAAAGATGAGGAGCTGCCGCCCTCTTATGCCATCGGCGTAATGATGCCGCGTGAGCCTTACAATGCACAGCCGGTCTGGTCATTTTATGAGGTCTTGCCTAAGGAGTTG
Proteins encoded in this region:
- a CDS encoding bifunctional molybdenum cofactor biosynthesis protein MoaC/MoaB codes for the protein MRDISQKVSTLRTAVAKAIIRVSPSTIEQIRNNTLPKGNPLDVARVAAVQAAKNTSLIIPYCHPLPVDFVGIEFHMDEDAIEIETTVKAIYKTGVEMEALTAATVAALTIYDMAKMVDDLMQIESILLVSKTGGKSDFALTDPAGKPLKAAVLVLSDSVAKGKNKDLSGKHLVEFLESENFEISEYTILPDDESEIVPAVRRICDELKVDLLITTGGTGISPRDNTPEALNRLIELELPGIAEAIRTYGQERNIHSMLSRGVSGVRQKTIIVSLPGSTSAVEDGLKVLFPAIRHAFKMLEGHGHHGHHGKQLSRPSGEIIRGSLT
- a CDS encoding (2Fe-2S) ferredoxin domain-containing protein; this translates as MAGRALKEKTKLYVCTEGKHCSARDADDVLKVLRKTIEKCELDKVLKAKKSDCLGLCKHGPVVSVDSHGVCYGGVTESDCLKIIERHVSRRKPIKRLAIKKHKKRK
- the moaA gene encoding GTP 3',8-cyclase MoaA, yielding MPNQLIDSFGRVHTYLRISVTDRCNLRCRYCMPLDGLKWKQKDELLSFEEIEKLTKILAAMGINKVRLTGGEPLMRQELVKLVTKLKAIPGIETLAMTTNATLLARQARALKEAGMNALNISLDSFKRQRFNDITRLDCFDEVMQGIDSALQTGFDSLKINMVVMSGVNDDEVLDFAQFAQDHDVNVRFIEFMPFKDNHWQLDKVVTFAQIKERLQKHFVLTPQLTEASAVAKDFKLDKAGSVSFITSMSESFCGTCNRLRLTSDGSMKSCLFFPAEINLRDALRQNSSEETLKGMILSCLEAKPEAHPPAHEIAASENRTMIEIGG
- a CDS encoding molybdopterin molybdotransferase MoeA, which translates into the protein MLTYDQALAKVLDVCSRISPAVETVDLSNAAFRVLAEDLKAPFDLPRFNNSAVDGFGVNVSDLLSASQANPVTLSLMATVAAGTEAGASGITGEAALPAGSCVKILTGAPVPETVEAVIMREYCQETDGQVIVTCTTRIGENIRLTGEELEEGRVVLAPGTRLTPPAIGLAATVGASRVKCYRQPRIALVSTGDELIEPGQSLLPSQIYNSNSYALSAALTGLHINQESITRYHCLDTEESVKVTLSQALANCDVLITLGGVSVGDRDYVKSTLEQMDVRTVFWKASIKPGKPIYFGTMSDQKVIFGLPGNPVSALVTFHLFVKPALMLLQGTTSDAAPEVVTARLSNSLKKKAGRLDFVRAIVSRSKDGQVQAKPTTGQDSHMLTGLTTANALIHFEQELEYRAEGDIVDVQFLNWSN
- a CDS encoding GGDEF domain-containing protein, coding for MANEPAVGSNSGSNMSGEPLFTRVLSDLRQHRPQLAERLQANSAVLERVREYEKQTALVIQQVSLSAAKGEDIERLALLDPVTELYNHRAFIKELKAELARAKRYKHPASLVLVSIDGFDELSRQFGPLTCDALQKIVSHALRGALREVDVAAKYNDANYAVILPQTNAAGAALVGERMRQRIGNQAIVHNWHNFSVTASVGVATFPDHAAEYDVLIASAIEALDTALVRGGDRVVSV
- a CDS encoding SEL1-like repeat protein — protein: MTSQSQKQCKICQELYPGQDVTCPHKEEQYNQDIALNLTLSGQTLAERYQIERELGRGGMGIIYLARDLTSPGATELVALKILATNAQHNETMRSRFLAEAKAASSLNHSNIVKVRDFAFSKDGLPFMVMDYIQGQSLSQLLEAGQIDSIKAVNIAIDICTALAHAHNRRVIHRDIKPSNIMICGDIDNNFKTILLDFGIAKIFSEPGEVSLRLTETGQVFGSPLYMSPEQCMGQNIDNRSDIYSLACVLYECLTGSSPFSGDNFLNVILRQVNEQPQPFAAKAPYKSMQSVIFRALNKKPADRYNNMTEFRQNLEHCLNDLIKGAKSSLQANLAQYSPVIDNTQDHNFLQTFELARGGFAPAQLDLACLYEDGIAVGKDLEEAFNWCLKAASQGLTEAQVQLGDYFKLGIGTEVEPAKSAYWYKKAALSGHAGAMHGLGFYHSESGPEPDIEQSLEWYKKAAMECNEQAQFALGLVYILGQGVEEDAEEAAKWFEMAAQQGHGESQYQIGMCYEHGNGVDLNQAKAFKWYKLAAEQGLAAAQCLLACMYEFGEGTEIDIPLAIQWMNEASSNGHEWADLYLSNWYTFGQHGLPVDYARSLKLLRRAAQADVGPAMHGLGKYYLNGMGVVKDAKTAAHWFKQSVETGYTLAMYELARLYLDGYGVKQDEQEGLKLMEAAALDEIDAAQYELGLYYKKLGALDQAELWLKRAQINNHPDATDALSDLRNNNKDIDT
- a CDS encoding S9 family peptidase, with the translated sequence MPEQATKHTEVAQYGAWHSPITASQVASGAVKLSQVSYGPDGEALYWLEGRPEEGGRQVLVRRAKPGQKPVDLTPAPFNVRSLAHEYGGGAFGVGVFGQSEKVFFSNFSDQQIYQLDLSKPEQAPCAVTAPGLLRYADYLVDGPKNRLLAVVEDHSGSEIDGQVIAGVEPINYLASIEFGGGSAAEPMMLTCGYDFFAFPRLSPDGKRLCYMAWKHPNMPWDESVLFVAEVGSDGSLANHRKVAGGPDCSIFEPGWSIDGTLIYVSDESGYWQLRAIKDFYTLESVPLIAPEQYPQYSECEFGLPMWVFAQSTWAFIGPGEIICSINNKGLWSLARIKYSFEGEDGIGYQCQSTVTLVESPYTEFGYITAGNGRVAMLAGSASMANSVVELDLSTNEFTVLKSCATDLPDSGYLSKPEVIEYPTTHDRTAFAFYYPPQNRDYKADGGAPPLLVKCHGGPTGAASTLLSLGLQYWTSRGFAVVDVNYSGSTGFGRAYRKRLNGNWGIVDVEDCCKVVEYLAQKGLADPKRVAISGGSAGGYTVLSALTFTDTFSVGASHYGIGDLEALVRDTHKFESRYLDNLVGPYPFGKQIYQARSPLNHVERLSCPVIFFQGLEDKVVPPNQAEAMVAALKAKKIPTVYVAYPGEQHGFRKAQNIITTLESELSFFLKVFGIVHNHDLPALTVQNLD